A region of the Clupea harengus chromosome 7, Ch_v2.0.2, whole genome shotgun sequence genome:
TTGGGAGCATCTACTTGGCTGTATCTGCCACAGCTGCTTCTGCTAGGGGTTGCTAGTTTAAGGCAGCCTCATTGGGGTTCATTCCCTCCTGCCAGCCATTCTTTCCGAGGCGTCACATggtcttttattattattaataataataataataataataataaaaaatcacATGGTCTTTTAATTGTTGTCAGCTGTCTTATTCACAGCACTCACTAGACAGGTCATTTTAgctatacacaggaaaagatgttaagttccttgtgctattggttgcaCACTGAGTTTCCTTTGCCATACAGGAGAGCAGGAAATATGCAATGTGCTATGGCAACTTCTGTCTTTACAGTTTGGTGCAGAGGATTGACTTCGCAGAAGGACCCTTAGAGGTTGGTGATGTATGCATGATTTACACAGCCTCTGCCAGTGTTCATGATGACCACCACCTCAAGTATGTCCTGAAATATTAATAAAATCCTTCATAGTTAGTGTTCATAATCATAattagaaatatatatatatatatataaatatattgtaaCTTCCTGTGTTACTCTCACTACGTACTTTAGTTTCAACCACGGAGGCTTCATGTGGGTGCCGTACAGCTCACAGGAAGCTGTCTCTGTGCCATGTCTTGAAATGGATCATCAAAGGCTATTTTGTCTCTCCTCATCACATCCAAACACATCCTTTGGTGCGATAAAGAATATGCTCTTATAGCTTGCTTTTGACTCCGGTGAATGTACAAAATCTCATTTTGATCCGAGCACCCTATCCAAAAATGCTTTGCTTAGAATTGTGCATCCAGCAGATGGCAGCTGttatttgtgtttggtgaaaCAGAACTATCTAGGATAACAGTAATTCTAAACATTGAACCAAGTGGTTTGGATCTCTAAAACAACTACGCTCACTCAAACAAAAAAGATGTCCCAAAATCAGCAACATGTAATGGTTGCCACGTAAAATCGACTCATAAATTCCACTTGACAGAcatcacatgaaaaaaaaaaaatgaagataatataaatatttattcatatttttcatCAAATAATATCCAATCTTTACATGCACGTGAAATTATCCATCCGTGTCATAGGAAATTGAACTGCACATCCCATTCAATTAGAGTTGAGAGGAGTTTTTCTAATGACCAATGCACTGGGGTCATGGGATAGCATATGATTGTAAATACTCCACTTGGGTGACGCACTCCCAAAACAGAGTATCTGGACAGAGGCACCGTGTTTGCGTTCTTGACAGGGTCAAAAGGGTTAGAAAAGCTGGAGCAGTGTCCCGACACGCAGTCAGTAAGTTCATTACCTGTCGAGGAGTTTGGGGCTGGTAGCCCGGCCACTCTGCTCCCCTAAAAGGGTCACAAGGCTCCCTCCTTCCTGCAGTAGCCTTTTGTCTAGTATTCCGAAGCCTCTAATGTCAAAAGAACTGAAACGGTTTAGGTGGTCCTCTGACATTTCTGCTTAACACTTCTTGATATTTATCATCACTCGGAAAGTCTTGACATCTTATCTTCCACTATCTGCCCGACCCCACTGTGTTCTGGGCACCCTCATGCTCCTCTGACTGATGATAGACCGGGCCACGTTGCTGGTTGATATTATTGAGTAACACATTTTACGCAATAAAAAATTGCATTCAATTGCTAATACTAGATGACATGAATGTCACTCTGTTGGCATCGGGTGACACTGAAGCCCATAATGTTGCCCAGTACTACCATCAGCCTCTGACTTGATCAAGtacattttgtttaaaaaaaataaataaataaaaagaattgTGGTAGTCACTCAAAGCATTCAGTGTCTGTCAGATTCCTATCTGAATGTTTCTACCTCTCTAGCGTACGTCAGTATGAGAGATGGCTGGGGAAggcatcagtgtttttttttttttcattttgtctacattaaaaaaaaaaaaaatcacaatgtaCCCAGGGGCTAATgtttaaagcatcaatctgatggTAGACAACAATGGCACTGAATCGTCCCGATGCCACTGTGGctcaagaaaaagaacaaaaatacCCCTCGAGTCCGAAACACTCTACTTAACCGTGCCCTCTGAATCACACGGGGGGAAGAAATGAATTCTTTGCCAATCTGAATCACTTGTAAGTGTGCATACTAATGTCCACGTCAGAGCGCACTGAAATAAAAAGTAAGGAAAGTAAGCTACTGTCGGCAGACTTCCTGAGAGACAGTGGCAACAGGCTTCATCCTTAGACAGAcatcacagaaaaacaaaaaaagtcttTCATTTTGGTAACAACAATCAAAGATACAGGATAGATATGCCTGTGCAAATACATTTATCAAcgatgtctctttctctgtacagTATAGAGGATATTTACAGAACATCACAAACTCTGGAAACAAGCTATACTTAGTGTGATAACATAGACAGtggttgtaagtgtgtgtgtgtgtgtgtgagacattgtTCCACTGTAGACCTAGAAAAAAGATTCCCGGGAGTACCATTCAAAGCTATGGAATCCTCCATGAAACATCTCATATATGCAAAGTTTCATACACAGTCAGGTGCAAAACCATTAATGCATATAGACTTCTGCAGTCATAACACAGCTTTTGTCAAGTCATGCATAGAGGTACCATACTGACTATACAATGGCTACATAATATAATTTAGGGTTTGCTTTTATATGCACATTTATGAAAACGATATTAAGATCACAAGTGATGCTTccttactttaaaaaaataccATCACCAAACTACATTTGgttgaaagaaaatgaaaagaaatgcagATCAGGTTCAGCTAGTCGCTATGTCTGTAcaatgatcaatcaatcaatcaattcaatcttatatagcgcttctctatatacccgaagtcgctttacagagtccagagtccagttgtcattcatacacagtcataccagtggtggtaagctacctcagtagccacagctgccctggggcagactgacagatcCTATGGGTTCTGACTGGCGATCACACTAAGAGTGTGCCCAGCGTCCCTCCCCCGGGTTTGATATTGGCTGGTTTGATATGTTTTCAGAGTCAAGTACTTACAACAAACCCAACGAGCAGCGGATTACTGGAGCGGTTCTGGCACGCAGCTCGGGCACCTCAGGTGGATCCGTGGCAGAACCAGAACCGGAACCGGCCACGGACTCGGGAAGGAAACTCTGATGAGGGGGAGTGTCTCATTCTATTCTTCAGgcgaaaaaaaaaggcaaagagACTGGGCCGAAGGATGACCTGAAGTCTGACCACCGTGAGCTTAAGGTTTTCCTCTCCTGATTGAATGCACTTCTCATTGTTCAAGTTtacaggctggggggggggggtgagcgaGTGTGGCCTGCAATGTTGGATTGAAcacggaaaaaaagaaaagaaaaagaaatcgaCAGTAGCCGAAGTGAGGACTATGTAACATATGCCATAGAATGAGTATATGATGTCCCACCTTACCTAATATTAGCCAGCGTAAGGACGTCAGGACGCGAGACCATGAGTCAGTGGTGGTAGTAGTTTCTGAGAGTCCCCATAGGAGACTTAATGGATGCTCCATATGGCCATGCTGACTATACCACTAGAACTGCGTGATGAGGATCAAAAAGTTAGCTGTGAGATGCTAATGCAGACACCAGGACACAAAAGAAAGCAGATATGTCCACAATTAAGCAGGTCAATTGTTTCCATCGCCCCccgcacgtgtgtctgtgtatgtgtgtgtttagtgagaCAGAAATGGAGTCGTTGAACAAGTGACAAGTCAATAAATGAAGTACTAAACCAGTAAGCTACGAGGGAGGTCAAGAAAGGTGAAACCTTAAGAGATAGAGAAGATAAACAAGGACATTTGAGATGAAGAGGCCGGTGAAACAACACTGAGGcagtcaacaacaacatcacTGAGGCAGTCAACAACATCACTGAGGCAGTCAACAACATCACTGTGGCAGTCAACAGAGTCTTTGCCGTGTGCTGTGCTCACGTTCCGCTCCTACATTCTCTTCCTCCACGTTCCACATCCATTCTCGCCCTCTTGTCATTCAAGTCCACTCCTCTCATTTGCTGCCTCTGAGTTCtgtccatcttcctcttcctcttccactccTCCCATTTGCTGCCTCTGAGTTCtgtccatcttcctcttcctctccgaaCGCACAGGTCAGCAGCGCTTACGGTGGGATGGTGATGTCACACAGACGAGGGCAATGTTACATAAGAgagtgcaagcgtgtgtgtgtgcgtttgtgtgtgtgtgtgtgtgtgtgtgtgcgcgaaaCATAAAGCGATGATTGGTAATGCAAACATTATTTTGGTGATGATTGGTAATGCACAATTGTCCGTGATCACTTGTGGCCTCGGTGAGCGTGGAGGTGCAGGGTGGAGTCGTCAAACAGCGGGTTCctcacctccatctctcccgtCTGTAAAGAGAGCAGACACCATCTCCATCAGAGGAGCAGCTCCACCTCACAGCTACAGCAGCTTTCAGTCTTAGAATGGCTCTGTGGCCACAGAGGCCAGCggtcacacacagtcaagggAACCGTCAGGTATTTAGCTAACCGCTAACCCGGATCATCCGCTTACAGGCTGGCGACGCTAACCACTGTTCCACCACACTCCAGTAttactatattatattatattattatacaaTATTATGCATGCTGGCACTAATTCACGGGCACATTCCTTCACACATCTActaccctctctccatcctactGTCTGTTTCTCCGTCCATTGtctatctgtatctctgtgtgtagggggttgaatacacatgtacacaagggccacatataaacacacacacacacaacacacacacacacacacacacacacacacacacacacacacacacacacagatattaaaaCTCACTGGAGCCAGTCCTGGGCACTCATAGACTGTGAAATCTCCATCTTCATTCTCTTCATCTGAAGTGGCTCCTGACTCTGTCATCTTGGCCTCGTCCCTGTGTCTaagcacaacaaaacacaggagAGCCAATGAggagatataaacacacacacacacacacacacacacacacacacacacaaccttgaaCAATGGCATGCTGATAAATACAAATCAATAGACATGATATGACACTAGCTGTAACTACCATTAGTATTTTTTACCGTTTGAAttagtaccgtaatttccggactattgagcgcacctgaatataagcctcacgcactaaattttttaaaaataattatttttaacataaataagccgcacatgtctataagccgcaggtgcctaccgcaacattgaaacaaattaactttacacaggctaaaatgaatatcaaaactaatacaatagttagttttgccagttagataagtgcactgttgctttaagagcacacagtcgcaagagtcaatcagaagctagaacgttagattgaagacagacgctagttgaaaccagtgagctaaaggaacttgaagactggatttgtattgttgtaaacttttattttattttctaaagtgttttgagttgtgttctgtctacgctggtagactgtggttattttgacattagttaagttattgagagatactgagaaatcgcgtggagctaagcatccatgcggctgcatccatgctagcatcctagctccacaaagccaccgtaaacacaaagccaccgtatacagtcacaggtatcataatccataaattagccgcatcgttgtttaagccgcgaggttcaaagcgtgggaaaaaagtagcggcttatagtccggaaaatacggtaagTGTTGTTTAGTGCTCTGGGAGGTCTAATAGGAGACTGCTGGTATAAGGCTAGTcgagtcatgcacacacacacacacacacacacacacacacacacacacacacacacacactagtgctctGGGAGGTCTAATAGGAGACTGCTGGTATAAGGCTAGTcgagtcatgcacacacacacacacacacacccacacacacacacacacacacacacacacacacacacacacactagtgctctGGGAGGTCTAATATGAGACTGCTAGTATAAGGCTAGTCTATCACTAGGGTTACACATTGCAATGTGCACTGGATGAGTTCTCTGTTGACTTACTTCAGGGACAACATCTGCTGCTTCTGATGCTGATAGTGGTACATCTGGGCACTGTGAGCCAGCTTCTTATCcccagactgacagacacaaggggagacagagagaccgagagatgAACATGCAGGCGTCCATCTGAATTTACAACCtgagcaggggcggactggggggaaaaaaagtggcTTATCGGCGTTTCTGAAGAGTGCTTACCCGAAGTGCTGTCGTGAGAATGGGGCGCCAACACGCCGAAGGCTGGGTAGTCCACCTTCTGAGCCAGACGCAGTCCCTCCGTAACCTacaggggaagacagagagcaTATTTTTCACTGCCAGCATTTccatatacatttacaatttttttttttttttttaaaccctaaTTGTAATGTACTAAAATGTATACACGAAAATAAAGGTCTACGTTTTGAAAGCTTGTAAAAAAATGTTGGAGGCCTAACTGCAGCTAAActgagaaaggagaaaaaactaAATTTGTTTGCGCCACACATACCCGCAGAGGCCACAATCTTCATGGTGTACTATACATTAAAGTGGATAGCAATCGGAAATAGCGATAGCAATAACATTCATATCCCCCTACACACATCATAcgcacatgcatgtacacacttaCCTGACCGAGAAAGTGGCTGCCAAGATCAGAACCACTGCTGCTAccatgagacacacaccagtcatgACTGCATGGATGGAAAAGACAAGACAACATTAAGATAAGATGGCAGATGGGTGTccatgagtgtttgtgcatgaatgTAACGGCTGaaacagtgcgtgtgtgtgtgtgtgtgtgtgtgtgtgtgtgtgtgtgtgtgacgacgTGAGTGTaaaacagtgagtgagagagattttcATAGTGTGTTACATAGATGTTAGTTTTAGCtgttgaaagaaaagaaaagaacaaagtGGCGTGCAGACCAACAGAACTGGCGTACTTAGGAACGTGTTGCTCTTGGATGAGTCGGGGACAGCCAGCGGTCCCTTCTGCAGTAGCCGGGAGCTTGTTGGCAGGTGCCTGAGGCCAGTGTGGTTTGCCATGGTAAGTGATGGGCATCGCCGTGGTGAGGCCGCTGTTATGGGATGTTCTGCGGTGtccgggtgggggtgggggtggcctCGTTGTGTGGTGAGTCTTATGGGGAACTGAAATATCCCATCAGCTGCAAGGTGACCTGAGAGGAGgagactggagggagagagagagagagagagagagagagagagagagagagagagggagagggagagggagagctctTACTTCCTGAAAAATTATCTTCCACTACCTCTTTTCCACTACCACACCAACTCAagtatgtgcatttgttttaATCCATGCAACAAAATCATTCACAAAATAAGCAATTATTCCAtccatttttcttttaaatatgaaaacaaaaaggCCATCAGGACTTAACATATACACAATGGGTAACAAAACTAAATCCTAACAGACTGACTCAAATATAGATCATAAACATTcagtccattctctctctttctctctctctctctctctctcacctgagtGTCTGGACTCAGATTTCAGCTGCTTGGTGATGACAGAGGACAGGAAGTCGATCTCCTCGTCCAGTTCAGGGAGGCTCTTGGCCTTGTCTGCGAAACACAGAGGCAGGTCATGTTGAAATGGGCAGTCATGTGCACTTCTGAGCACCTAGTCATGCAGGGTGAGTGAGCACACCAGGGGCGTAGCTATAgagggtgcagcaggtgcggctgcacctgggcccgtcgttactacgttacgccactggggCACACAATACTATGAGGCTGGTGAACAGCACACAGGGTTCTGTAATGGTTAGCCTAGCTTGGGAGTTCACTGGTTACGTATTCTGTAATGGTTAGCCTAGCGTGGGAGTTCACTGGTTATGTATTCTGTAATGGTTAGCCTAGCGTGAGAGTTCACTGGTTTGCACGTATTCGCAAAACACAGACAGGAGCCCCACTTCATACTATGTGCCTTAGGCCTAGCTTAACTAAAGTACTCGAATGATAGCTCTTGCATTTCATGAAAACCCGCAAACACAAAAAGTTCTTCCAGttctacacacaccacacacacacacacacacacacacacacacacacacacacacacacacacacacacacttaaccactCTGACACCCACAGATTCACACCCAGTTCATCACACTTAGTATCAGGTTTTACCACCTCCCTGTGATGTGAGAGTAAGGGTGTGTGCCTATGCGATGGACCGCAGTGTACCCATGTACATCTGCATGTAGTGATGGCTAACCTAGTGTGTTTGGTGGGTTTGTGGGTGTATGTAGtgaactgtagtgtgtgtgtgtgttcatctcttaGAGCCTGGTGtgggtgtcggtgtgtgtgtgtgtgtggtgtgtggtgtgtgtgtgtgtgtgtgttatctctgaGAGCctcggtgtggtgtgtgtgtgtgcggctgcggctgcggcttgccagtgtgtgggtggata
Encoded here:
- the LOC122132985 gene encoding neural proliferation differentiation and control protein 1-like, whose amino-acid sequence is MPITYHGKPHWPQAPANKLPATAEGTAGCPRLIQEQHVPNHDWCVSHGSSSGSDLGSHFLGQVTEGLRLAQKVDYPAFGVLAPHSHDSTSSGDKKLAHSAQMYHYQHQKQQMLSLKHRDEAKMTESGATSDEENEDGDFTVYECPGLAPTGEMEVRNPLFDDSTLHLHAHRGHK